TATAGTTGTCCGCCGGGAGCACCATGTCTGCGCCGTCGAAGTGGAGCGTCATGCTCGGCATGGACGGCGGCGCCGATGTTGAGGACGGCAGCTCGAAGCACAGGTCGAGCCCCGTGGCTGCCGATCCGTCTGTCGTGGGCAGCGTCACCAGGGAGAGGACCGCTGCGCGGACCTGCTGGTACGCCGTGTTTCCCAGCATTGTGATGGTGGTGCCAGAGTCGATGATGAGCCCGCCGGTGCCGTCCGCCTTGAGCGAGAAGGCGTTGGGAGGGATGGGCAGTGCAGTCGTGCCGAGGGATATGCCGGTCAGGTTGAGGTAGTAGTAGATGCTGGAAGGGCTGGCGACGAAAGGCGTGGAGCTGACGACGCCGGTATCGTTGAGCGACGCCGACGGCCCGAGGAGGAGCGTGCTCGTGCTGTTGGTGTCCTGGTACGGCGTGAGGCAGTAGGAGAACTTGGGGGCGCCGAGCTGGGAGACGAGCGACAGGCTCCCCCTGCCCAGCCCGACGAGGCCGGACGCGGACGAGGCGTTGAAGCCGCTGCTCGCGTTGCTGCATCCGAACGCGATGCCGGGGACGCGGACCTGATCCGCCGGCGTGGACGACCCGAACGTGAACGTCTCGGTCCCCTGGAAGACGTACGTCCACCCGCTGCCGTACGTCATGTTGTACATGCACGCGCACGCCGGCGCGCATAGGCCCAGCGAGCTGTTGCACGGGAGCGCGCTGAACGTGGTGGAGCTGGACGGGTTGTACAGCGGCGTCGGCTGCTGGAAGCACTGGCGGCTGCAGGGCGCGCACTGCGTCCAGATGAGGTCGCTGCCCGTGTCGGCGATGGCCAGGAACGGCAGCGGCGGCGTGCCGATGGCCAGCGTCATCAGGAACTCACCGGGGACGGTGGTGGGCGAGACCGGCGCGGACACCGTGCCGTCAGACGACGACGCGGCTAGCTTCCTGGCGTTGTGCCGGTGCATGTCGCGGTGCAGGGCGGCGCGGACGAACTGGGACGCGGTCACGCTGGGGTCGGCGTGTACGCGCGTGAGCTCCACGCGGACGGCCGCCGCATCGGAGGCGAGCGCTGCGCAGACGAGGCAAACGAGAACGGCGAGGGAAGCCATCTGCGTCGGCGGTGACATCGAACGATGGAAAGCAAGCTGGAAGCCGCAGGAGTATACAAGAATGGCGTTGGATCGCTCGCGTTTATATAAGCTAGTGAGATCATGCTCTGCGTCGTGGCGGCTAGCTCTCTCTAACACGATGGTGATGTTGACCTGGTCGGAGCACATGGCCGGTATTATTTGGTGAACGAATTGCCTGGAAACAGCCGAAGAAGTTTTGCGACCCGGCTTATGTTGTCCTGCCATCGTTGTCACTCTCATCTCAACATCAACACGGTGGCGTCTACGGTTTCATGGGCGTCGAATTTCAAATGGATTAGCCGATTAGGTGTGGTATTTGGTCTCCATGCATGGACGTCAAAAAGGTCATGCCTGAACGAGTGCTCGCAAAGTACTCAGGTGTGCCGTGTGCGTTCACAACACAACCGACCATGGCAAGCCAGGACGGACGCCGTCCTGGAAGAAGAAAGCTCTGTACACGTGTAGATGAACCAACCAGGGACAGCATCAGGACGCAGACGCAATTCTCCACCATTCCCGAATTTGAACGTACAGTCGATGAGGACGTGAATTATGGCCGCACCTGAAATACTGCAACAACTATTATACAAACAGCCAGTAGATGTAATCATTGAAGCAAATTTTTTGATCCGTTAGTTCCAAATCCTCTTTTTCACTATCTTGGTCCCGTTAGGTGCAAGCAAGGTTGGACCAGAGAAATTTGAGACTCTGTGCCAAATCTAAAACAGCGTAATCTATATTTTTATTAAAAATCATTAATAACAATCTGCAAGTTACAGTAATATATATTGTAATATAATATCTAAAGAAACATATCTATTTTATTTGAATAACATCGTTCTTTTGGTGTGTTTTAAAGAAAATCTTGTATAATACGCGTATATTCGATCTTCTCCAAAGCTTCACTCTCGAGAGCTATTGTGGCTAAATATTACGTCTTTTGTGTCATTTATATGTCGTAGTAGAACATAAATATGAATTTAGTAACTTTAATTTAGAGAACTTCGTTCATGCGGACAGACATGTTAAGATCCCATGAAGATTCATTCTTTGTGAAGCGCTCGATAGTTCTGCTTCAGCGCAGTGATATGGTAAGGAGGAAAACAGGTGCTACATATATTAACATGTGTTGtagaaaatcacaaaactataatAGATCTGCTAAGCTTTATGACCCTCAATTTTTGGAGACCCTGTGCGAGCGCACGACTCGCACATGGCTAGACCGGGCCCTGTGTGCAAGCGTGCAAAATTATATAAACTTTAGATACTGATAGATCACATAGCTGAAATAGACAAAATGGGTGCTATGTGGCATTGCTAAATTGGTGGCTAACATACCACTAGCATCAGTTACAGCCACGATGGTAATGCTACATCAGCAAAAGCACTCACTAAAACTGTTCAGTGATTATTTATTTGGTTCTATAAAGTTAGGGGTTAAACAACTAGTTTTAAAAATGAGAGAATGAATTAGACTACCCTCTAAGGGGTTACATGGATTTTTTTTCATTTTAGTTTTGTTTAATCTCTTATTTGAAGTGTAAAAATCGATAGAGAAGATGAGTCTCTGTATAGAGAAGATGTATAAACGTTTTATATATTTAGATGACATTGGAGAGTATAATATAGGAGTTACCGGATCTCGTGGAGCTCATAGTGCTCAACATCGGCCGCGACCACAACTCCACAAGGTGCTCAACGAGGAGGGGTTCCCTTCCTCGTGCTCATGGCGCTCACAACTACCTTGATCAAGGCCACCCGGCCTTCACCGCGGTGTACAAGCCGGCGCGGCGCGGCGTCGTACAAGCAGTCAAGCACGACAGCGAGCTAGGACGACAATCTGGTATTCTGATGGACAGATGGAGGCTTCCCGCGGCACGCGGCGGAGCAAGCTCACGGTGCTCACCATGTACGCCATGCACCTTGTCGACCTGTCGGAACGGTTGTCGGCTATCTCCATGGGGCAGCGCGCACGCCGCAACGGGCTGCCGTTCTCGTGCCGGCGCTGGCGCGACGGCGGGGCGGAGATAGTGGTGGCTTACGAGGCATTCCGGCGCCTGAGGGCTGTTGCAGTGAAGCCTATGACGGCCATCTCTGACCTCGGCACCATCCACGAGGGCATGATGACGGCATCTTTTCTTTGATTATTAAATACATGAAGAATCATTTTCTTTATTTTCATACAGACGGACCcttagtataaatcatatttaTTACGGGGGCTTAAAAATTCAACAAAGAAAGTGCACAAAAAAAGAAACTTTTTATTGGAGTCACAACAATATTTTGGTCCATTTGCTTTGCCACAATAACGTTGTTTTTAATCACAAACCAATACGTCAATTCTACAAGTTATTTCAGACGAATGCATTAGCTTCGAATTTAATTAGAGACTGCTGCAGAAGAAATAATCATACCTAAAACCTCTCAATATCTATCAATCCTTAGAACCGGTGGCCATAAAGATCTTCACAAACCATAAATGGCGATCCAATGTTAGAATTATAGCTGCTTAATTTGTTTATGGTTCCAAATAGATGTTTTTTTATTTTCTcatagttgtatgtggagttgtTTCTTTTACTTGTAACTATGCATGAAAGTGTAAAAGACTAAAATTTATTTTCTATTATAAAAAAAATCATGGTGTTTTTTTGTCAGGTTCGGTAAGCTGACGGACTAACGGACCGACCCAAGACGGTTATCAGACTGGCATATCATTCCTGAGTCACGGCAGCGGCACTTGGGCTGATCCACCACGGCCCGATTGCTAGTCCGGCCGAACGGGCTGTGCGGCTGTGCCGTGACAGACCCGTTCCGCCCGTTTGGCCTGGAATACGAGGCGAATAATTGGCCTACGATATGCATGTAGACTTGCATAGTGGTCTATGTCAAATCTTCTAGCGCTCGCAATTCTTCTCCTCTCCACCACGCCGGCGCCGACGGCCGGTGAACAGACCATCTGCAGCGATGCCACGTACGAGCGAAACAGCACATACAAGTCCAGTCTGAGGTCGGTAGCCGGCGCACTGACCGGGGACGCCGCGAGGCTGCACTCGTCCACCGGCGCTGCAGGGGAGGGCCCCGACAAGGTCTACGGCGCCGTGCTCTGCCGGGCGGACACAGCGGGTGCTGACTGCGCCAGGCGCCTCCGGGACGCCCTTGCCGCCATCACCGACGGGGACGGCCGCTCGCGTTGCGCGCTCCACAGGGACGTGGCCGTCTACTCCGAGCTGTACCAGCTCCGTTTCTCCGACAGGGACTTCCTCGCCGA
This portion of the Zea mays cultivar B73 chromosome 2, Zm-B73-REFERENCE-NAM-5.0, whole genome shotgun sequence genome encodes:
- the LOC100273195 gene encoding Aspartic proteinase nepenthesin-1-like precursor, giving the protein MSPPTQMASLAVLVCLVCAALASDAAAVRVELTRVHADPSVTASQFVRAALHRDMHRHNARKLAASSSDGTVSAPVSPTTVPGEFLMTLAIGTPPLPFLAIADTGSDLIWTQCAPCSRQCFQQPTPLYNPSSSTTFSALPCNSSLGLCAPACACMYNMTYGSGWTYVFQGTETFTFGSSTPADQVRVPGIAFGCSNASSGFNASSASGLVGLGRGSLSLVSQLGAPKFSYCLTPYQDTNSTSTLLLGPSASLNDTGVVSSTPFVASPSSIYYYLNLTGISLGTTALPIPPNAFSLKADGTGGLIIDSGTTITMLGNTAYQQVRAAVLSLVTLPTTDGSAATGLDLCFELPSSTSAPPSMPSMTLHFDGADMVLPADNYMMSLSDPDSDSSLWCLAMQNQTDTDGVVVSILGNYQQQNMHILYDVGKETLSFAPAKCSTL